The following coding sequences are from one Cenarchaeum symbiosum A window:
- a CDS encoding single-stranded DNA-specific exonuclease (COG0608), translating into MTAGRAGPAKTKTVCLSHKEDTDGISSAALIRQAFGGSSVLVDYPGQMDALERIAADPELKSLYICDLGLSKKNQDGFVSTLGALRKRRVAVTYIDHHDLEPKIRRKLASLKVKLIHDVNECTTVQVYEKFKSKLDEHAPFIAACAAVTDYMEDRPAGSRLLAIYDRQFVLVSATVLTYNIVGHQKDPEFLQGLVEDLAASKYPHELDGSFQFAQTQTAKLADVMAKVRTGMKTMKNLGYMEIVDSGASGAVNFVLGFSGKDVGVAYKERVDHGIYAVSVRGSKSCKAHLGKITNELATSLGGFGGGHGKACGAAIPKPKIRAFLRELNKRLG; encoded by the coding sequence ATGACCGCCGGCAGGGCCGGACCGGCCAAGACGAAAACAGTCTGCCTGTCCCACAAGGAGGATACCGACGGAATAAGCTCGGCGGCACTCATCAGGCAGGCGTTTGGCGGCAGCTCGGTCCTGGTGGATTATCCGGGGCAGATGGATGCGCTCGAAAGGATAGCAGCAGACCCTGAGCTCAAGTCCCTGTACATATGCGACCTCGGCCTTAGCAAGAAAAACCAGGACGGGTTTGTCTCCACGCTGGGGGCGCTCCGAAAGAGGAGGGTCGCCGTCACGTACATAGACCACCACGACTTGGAGCCAAAGATACGCAGAAAGCTCGCATCGTTAAAGGTCAAGCTCATACACGACGTAAACGAGTGCACGACAGTCCAGGTGTATGAAAAGTTCAAGTCAAAGCTTGACGAGCACGCGCCGTTTATAGCGGCATGCGCCGCAGTCACAGACTACATGGAGGACCGGCCGGCAGGCTCTAGGCTGCTTGCCATATACGACAGGCAGTTTGTCCTGGTGAGCGCCACTGTGCTTACATACAATATAGTGGGGCATCAAAAGGACCCGGAATTCCTGCAGGGGCTGGTCGAGGACCTGGCCGCGTCAAAGTATCCCCACGAGCTGGACGGCTCGTTCCAGTTCGCCCAGACCCAGACGGCAAAGCTGGCCGACGTGATGGCCAAGGTGAGAACAGGCATGAAGACCATGAAGAACCTCGGATACATGGAGATAGTGGATTCTGGCGCCAGCGGGGCGGTCAACTTTGTGCTGGGCTTTTCCGGCAAGGACGTGGGCGTGGCGTACAAGGAGCGGGTCGACCACGGGATATACGCGGTATCCGTGCGGGGTTCAAAGTCGTGCAAGGCGCACTTGGGCAAGATCACAAACGAGCTTGCCACCTCGCTTGGCGGCTTTGGCGGGGGCCACGGCAAGGCGTGCGGCGCGGCAATTCCAAAGCCCAAGATCAGGGCCTTTCTAAGGGAGCTCAACAAGAGGCTCGGCTGA